Genomic window (Aethina tumida isolate Nest 87 chromosome 4, icAetTumi1.1, whole genome shotgun sequence):
ggaatttcaaatattaacacaCCTGCAAAGAAGTACTCTAACATTAAGTAACAATGTATACTAGTTCACTTCAGTCCTCaggatggatccaccttgtcgtggtcctggggCTCAGTACCACTCCACAAACCAGTGGCAGTGGGATCCAACCCCTCAGGAAGATGCGAGTTCACTTCAGTGtaaacaaagtaattttaattgattctgAAAATGTCTACTTTTGTGCCAAACAAAGTGTATCCGGGGAATTTTATTGtactattttaatcaaaagagCAGCTGAAGCACACAAAGTTCTTGAGGTGACAATTCAGAAATCAAATTCTCTagctgaacatgcactgttagatgTAAATCATAAGATTCAAGATACACAATTTCTTGCCTCAACAACTGGATATCACAAGAGAATGACTAGGGAAGCAATTAAAATCCAAAAAcacggaaacaacttcaacagaaaagaaaaaGTATTGAAACTTGATAAAATAGAGACACCATTACtgaaaaacaccaaaatcgcTAAGCAGATAAGAGCAGCTAATGAAGAGAacgaaatttctagaacatcaGTTGTCTAAGTTGTCATTTAGTTGTCAATCATATGTCAAAGCGACACGAACCAAATGAGACCTCTGAAGACCTGAACAACTGTGCATACAAGATACAGATAAGGTTGTCAATATTTAGATTGTGCTTATTTTGAGGAATTGTTACTTTCAGaagtaattaaactttacaaTAACGTTTATATGTAATGCAACCATGACCgcctcaaaaatattaaatacgatTAGTTGTCTGAATTTGTCCCCTTGTCAGCTTTTTAATGAGGGGCCGCACGTCATAGGattgtatttgaaaaaaaaaaaagttggaGGTGGTTTCCATCCTCCTTGAaggacaaaattttaaattttacttgaaagacgtaGGTGTCTGaggaatttttagaaaaactattCAACTTCATGGTAGTAAATTTATTCCAGTTAAAGTCCCcactatgtatatttaatgtatgtatttttaacaCTTCTTGAACATGAATCAAGCTTCATCgggattttatgtttaaacaaGAGCAACGTCTCCAGCTCCCGTTTTATatcctataaattttaaatacgccAACTGAATAATCTATGAACGTCCAGCACAACACGTAAACGTGGACCATTCCAGATTCGTGCCAGCATAAAAGCTTCtccttaaacattaaaatagccTAGAAAAGAACAAAACTTACGTGAGTATGAGGCGGAATTTTGCTGTTGCACAGTCCCGTTTCCGGGGCGTGAGTTCCAACCCTTCCTGCATATGCAAATGGAGACGGCGACGATCATTACCAGTAGTACCAACAGGGTACTGATGACTACTACAACGAACCACGTGACTTCTAAACCGAGAATGGTCCCGCTATCATTGCCTGAAACAAAAGAATGTCTTTGTTATTTCTCTATGGTAATGAAAGCAGTATCACCtagacaataattttaatttatcgttGTTTCTGCTAGGCGTGAACATGAATTCGGAACAGAACATTCCATTGGAAATCGCACGCTTACGTAGTCTAATAGCTATATTAGAAACTCAAATCAGGGAACAAGGAAAGGTACTTTCGAATTATGGTTTGGGACTGGCCGATGTGGCCGAGCGAATCATCAACATAACGGACATTCTAAAGATACAACAGGTGAGAGGATCAATCAGCTATCTGGAGGAAAAGCGGCAGTTTATCATCAAACGACTGGAACAACTAAACTGCTATTACACTTCGAAACTGCTCACAAGCATAAAAGGCCCACAACCGCAAATTGTCTTCGCCACGGTCACAAAAGTGAAACACGGTTGGCCAGCTAAAATAGCCGGTTTCATCAAAAACGACGAGCTTCTGTTGTTCGGCACGATAAACGCGTTGAATTTTAGGAGTATCGACGACATTGAAATGCATATGCACTTAAGGAACGGCGGTGTGGTTACTGTAGAAGTTAAGCGAGGCGATTCGGTGATTCAGATCCAATTCAAGTCGATGAACTGGCTGAAGTTGGAACAATTTGGATGTAAAATTTTGCCGTTGTCTGTGCGTTAGATTTGTAAAtgtatattcttataaataaagatttatatgtttatctgtcaattttattttgtattggaTTGAAAAGCATTTTTACACCGTCAATCTGGTTTGTGCTGAAATCTGTTGACGTAGGCGGTTGGAAATTGTCTGGCGGAAGGAGTCGTCTCAGTGGGAAGTTGCATTGTGTGCATGCACCTTTGTGACAGACATTTGCCAGCCTTAATAACGCCGTCTAAAAGGTGATTTTCCGTTCAATTTTACTTCAATTTCCTTCCGTCATTCCAGACTACGTTGTGCCCACTTTCGAACATCCGATTgtctattaaacattaaagattttaataacgaAAGTGTGCGTGAAACAAGGGGTGGACGTCAAAAAATCGATTCGTAATAACATAAGATGGTTTGTGGTTTGTTGCTACTCACTTTGGCACAGGCTGTTGGCAGCTGATTCGTCTGACCCGTCGGCGCAATGATTGATGCCGTCGCAGACGAGATCCGTTGCTATACAAAACTCCCGCAGTTGGCATCTGAACTCGGTGCAAGCGTGTTCTGAAACAAGAAAATGCCATTGTTCAAACCACTATTGTTTTCAATTACTCAAGTTACTTTATCAAATGAAACAATGTTTTTGTGTGAGTTTGGAGTGAAAAGTGCACCCAAcaaaagatattattttacaatgaaaTTATGATTCATGCAAACGAAAAAaggagaatattaaaaaaaactagaaatgtatattaaactttatacaATGCTGTTTCCTTTGTGCTTTGTAACGTAATtctagtaatttaataatatatcattcacatttcttaaacaaaatattaaatatgaatatgtcTGAATTTTCAATCTTCaaatgcaattaaataaacatttcgttaaatatacaaaaggaACATTTATAAATCCATTTTACAATAAAGTTCATATACTTATCGCAgtttaaataagaataaactgataaaaatccATTAAGTTATCATTATGTTGCTCTAATGACTTTCTAATGTTGCTCAAGTCCGCAATATTTCGATTAACGCATATATCAAACAATTATTTGCTTTCAAAATCAATACAATagcatataatattaaaaggcACATTAACCcacatattcatttaattattttaataacacatgattttttttatttattttgttactttataaaagaagaagaaaaactcttaagttatttttaatatgtctaCTGAAGTGGATAAGCTgacttattataaaattagaatgcCCAAGGCATTATATTGCAACAAATTTAGtatcaaaataagttaataagcAATATAATTTcgtacataaattaaacaaaattgcatcAACGACAGAAGTTTTAAGccagtaataaaactaaatcatCAAATTCgtcagaaaatttataaaacaatattaattgaaattaattaatgaaccgAACATTAATCCCCTTTTTCTCTACGAACAGTTTACATCCTCTTGACATACTCAAAACTAGTGAATGAGTAAGTTCTTGATTCACAGCTTGTCATTTTTATCTAAGAGCACTAATAAGCTCTTCGAAACTTTGAGGCTGGTGgtgtaaatttgtctttaagGACAGTTCCATACGGGTTGACTTGATTTaacaaagacaaatttataagtttcGCACTGTGAAGTTGGGCACTGTCATCTTCAAAAGCTATATCTGGCCCAAATTCTTGTTTAAATGaaagaataatttgaataagtcGGGATATCATCGAGCATTTATAGTTTCCCAGTTTAATATGAACACAGATTCTATCCATACTGTTATAGAAGCTCCTCCATAAGCAACAGTTGGAGCCAAACTTTATACATTTGAGCTACTTGTTGTGACTCTTAATcctatatgtaattttagctctttagaaaaaagtattcTTTGAGTTATGTCACGGTGctaaacagataaattaattaaatcaagttgaaattaaatttttcatgaaatagaatgttatttattttaataaacaaataaaaactaaaataatgaatatctagagctgcaaatattcaaatattactagtcacaataaaatattgaaaatattctttaatctATGTTATCTAGGAAATTCAAATCATCCACTtcgaaagaaaattttaaatctcaaTAATAgagaattaaaacaattataatagatttttatatttgtttatgaaaaatatgagaaacgaaaatttttaaaataaatttaattatttttccataaagtaaatttgtcacataaatttacatttgggATACTTATTGTTGACTCAGATTTCTATATtcctatatataattttagcagTAAAATCTTTAGAAGAAAGTATTCTTTGAGCCATGTCACGGTGctaaacagataaattaattaaatcgagttgaaattaaatttttcatgaaatagAATGttgcttatttttatatttactaaacagataagaaaaataatgactGTCTAGAGCTgtcaatattctaatattattactcaaaataaaacatattgaaaatattttttaatctatgaaatctaggaaattcaaattactcacttcaaaagaagaaatgtgtatttataaaatgtcaataataggaaattaaaacaattataataaatttttatagttgtttataaaaaattataggaaaGTAAAGTTTTGTCATAAGGTATAAATGTCACACATGTTCTTGACTCAGAAGAAAGTATTTTTTGAGCTATGTCACTGTGctaaacagataaattaattaaattgaattgaaattttttcaagaaatagAATGttccttatttttatatgtactaaacaaataaaaagtaaaataatgacTTTCTAGAgctgcaaatattcaaatattactggtcaaaatataacatattgaaaatatactttaatcgATGTAATctaggaaatttaaattactcacGGTCCtgttgtatttaaaaagtatcaaaagtagaacattaaaatataaggagaaacaaaaaatttcattaaattaccaaaaatcacaaatgaaaaaagtattattagaaatctttttataaattacaaaaacgtGTAAAAAGTTGCAGGAACAAGAGACTGAGACTACtagtaaatgaaaattttgtagcGTTAACGTTAAAAGGAAACAAAGCAAAATAAAACCAGCACCCCTGCAATATATCTTGTCGTTAGCCACCTGTTAGAAACAACCCCGCAAAATAAGGAGGGTCTCCCTTAGGATTGCCTTTCTGCAATGacgtaaaaaattacat
Coding sequences:
- the LOC126265436 gene encoding 26S proteasome non-ATPase regulatory subunit 9-like; protein product: MSLLFLYGVNMNSEQNIPLEIARLRSLIAILETQIREQGKVLSNYGLGLADVAERIINITDILKIQQVRGSISYLEEKRQFIIKRLEQLNCYYTSKLLTSIKGPQPQIVFATVTKVKHGWPAKIAGFIKNDELLLFGTINALNFRSIDDIEMHMHLRNGGVVTVEVKRGDSVIQIQFKSMNWLKLEQFGCKILPLSVR